The Maridesulfovibrio frigidus DSM 17176 genome has a segment encoding these proteins:
- a CDS encoding ABC transporter substrate-binding protein encodes MIKNMQKLMVMFFLIAMMGFAACGDPEPIKIGVVGELSGRRSEIGVGARNAVQLYVDQVNEAGGIRGRLIELVIRDNTGDPEICRQVLDSMIADGLKFIIGPVFSQMAEVTLEAIEGKDVLVLTGTMSTDLLVGRDDNLLRVCSTSSRQASLLAKTVVGEGIKSMAVVYDLSNRKYTEQVYKLFKRDVEKHGVLVPLALTIEKTKHPEMLALARKIVDADVGGVLMCLSAIDAANLAQQIRKLDSDIPFFGVSWSQSNDLLPHGGRAVEGMVLSSTQFYGQPSAAMVAYRKQYFSRYKQAPSFVSDLLWDGTSLMLMGIERSEELTPEGVKKAILSIEGFQGLSQPVRFDKFGDVLDGYYLVKVQDGKFVVAD; translated from the coding sequence ATGATTAAGAATATGCAAAAGCTGATGGTCATGTTTTTTTTGATAGCTATGATGGGATTCGCTGCCTGTGGTGATCCAGAACCGATTAAAATCGGGGTTGTGGGAGAGCTGTCTGGAAGGCGGTCAGAGATCGGGGTTGGCGCGCGCAATGCCGTACAGCTTTATGTTGATCAGGTAAATGAGGCCGGAGGCATAAGGGGGCGGCTCATTGAACTTGTTATCCGTGATAATACGGGCGATCCTGAGATTTGCCGCCAAGTGCTTGATTCGATGATCGCTGATGGGTTGAAATTTATTATAGGGCCTGTATTCAGCCAGATGGCAGAAGTAACTCTTGAGGCTATTGAGGGTAAAGATGTCCTCGTTTTGACAGGAACTATGAGTACTGACCTTCTGGTAGGAAGGGATGATAATCTTTTGCGGGTTTGTTCGACCTCAAGTCGTCAGGCATCATTGCTTGCTAAGACTGTTGTCGGAGAAGGTATAAAATCAATGGCTGTTGTTTATGATCTCAGCAATAGAAAATATACTGAGCAGGTTTATAAATTATTCAAAAGAGACGTTGAAAAACATGGGGTGCTTGTTCCTCTTGCTTTGACTATAGAAAAAACGAAACACCCTGAGATGTTGGCTTTGGCTAGAAAAATTGTAGATGCTGATGTCGGCGGCGTTTTGATGTGTCTTTCCGCTATTGATGCTGCAAATCTTGCCCAACAAATTCGTAAACTTGATTCGGATATTCCTTTCTTCGGTGTAAGTTGGTCGCAGAGTAATGATCTTCTCCCGCATGGCGGCAGAGCTGTTGAGGGGATGGTGCTTTCCTCTACTCAGTTTTACGGTCAGCCAAGTGCTGCTATGGTAGCTTATAGAAAACAGTATTTTTCACGTTATAAACAAGCACCTTCGTTTGTTAGTGATCTGTTGTGGGACGGGACCAGTCTCATGCTGATGGGGATTGAGAGGTCCGAGGAATTAACTCCTGAGGGGGTAAAAAAGGCGATACTGTCTATTGAAGGTTTTCAAGGTCTCAGCCAGCCGGTGCGTTTTGATAAGTTTGGAGATGTTCTTGATGGATACTATCTTGTTAAAGTTCAGGACGGAAAATTTGTTGTGGCGGATTAG